One part of the Vicia villosa cultivar HV-30 ecotype Madison, WI linkage group LG6, Vvil1.0, whole genome shotgun sequence genome encodes these proteins:
- the LOC131609862 gene encoding uncharacterized protein LOC131609862, with product MPKYKVCTITFILSIYLSPLSQNLNIPKILFSIYFPIHIYLFTFTSYFAKSLESSSIITTTTNMKNKTAKLLKQIIAGLTSMTKSKTMALKSKVNAIKARLIIFSLMKNKKFLMSSISDKFHSIWGSHSHHHSKEDCLIEEGVNCEDHHRAMVIFNNNVRTYEALQNPSETRVVDEQDQEDYYEDGEDDDKYPDLTHTLFDSEGLDFGGSVIDRVKNCKEEAGKEFKLEDDIDEVADLFIRRFRRNIILQKQDSLKRKREIAQNGT from the coding sequence ATGCCAAAGTACAAAGTTTGTACAATAACATTCATACTCTCTATCTATCTATCACCTCTCTCTCAAAACCTAAACATTCCCAAAattcttttttcaatttatttccCTATACATATATACCTTTTCACTTTCACAAGCTATTTTGCAAAGTCTCTAGAGTCATCATCAATTATCACCACAACGACCAACATGAAGAACAAAACAGCAAAGTTGTTGAAGCAAATCATAGCGGGTTTAACCTCAATGACAAAGTCAAAAACTATGGCTTTAAAATCCAAAGTAAATGCCATCAAAGCTCGTTTGATTATATTCTCACTCATGAAGAACAAAAAGTTCCTCATGAGTTCAATTTCAGATAAATTCCATTCCATTTGGGGAAGCCATTCTCATCATCATTCCAAGGAAGATTGTCTAATTGAAGAAGGTGTCAATTGTGAAGATCATCATAGAGCCATGGTTATTTTTAACAACAATGTTCGCACTTACGAAGCGTTGCAAAATCCAAGTGAAACACGAGTTGTCGATGAACAAGATCAAGAAGATTACTATGAGGATGGCGAGGATGATGATAAGTACCCTGATTTAACTCATACTCTTTTTGATTCTGAGGGTTTGGATTTTGGAGGATCAGTGATAGATAGGGTGAAGAATTGTAAGGAAGAAGCAGGGAAGGAGTTTAAGCTTGAAGATGATATTGATGAAGTTGCTGATCTTTTTATCAGAAGGTTTAGAAGAAATATAATCTTGCAAAAACAAGATTCattgaagagaaagagagaaattgcGCAAAATGGTACTTGA